Genomic segment of Cronobacter dublinensis subsp. dublinensis LMG 23823:
CGACCGTTTTGGTGGTTACGCGCAGTCTGGCCTGCTGGCAGAAGTCACGCCGGAGAAAGCCTTCCAGGACAAACTCTATCCTTTCACCTGGGACGCGGTGCGCTATAACGGCAAAATCATCGCCTACCCGGTGGCGGTGGAATCCCTGTCGCTGATTTACAACAAAGATTTGGTGCCGAACCCGCCTAAGACCTGGGAAGAGATCCCGAAACTGGATAAAGAATTGAAAGCGAAAGGCAAGAGCGCGCTGATGTTTAACCTCCAGGAACCGTACTTCACATGGCCGATTATCGCAGCCGACGGCGGTTACGCGTTTAAGTTTGAGAACGGCAAATATGACGTGAAAAACGTCGGTGTGGACAGCGCGGGCGCGAAAGCGGGTCTGAATTTCCTGGTTCAGCTTATCAAAGATAAACACATGAACGCCGACACCGATTACTCCATCGCGGAAGGCGCGTTCAACAAGGGTGACACCGCCATGACCATTAACGGTCCGTGGGCGTGGGCGAACATCGACAAGAGCAAGGTGAACTACGGCGTCGCCCAGTTGCCGACCTTCAAAGGCAAGCCGTCTAAACCGTTCGTGGGCGTGCTGAGCGCCGGCATTAATGCCGCCAGCCCGAACAAAGAGCTGGCGAAAGAGTTTCTGGAAAACTACCTGCTGACCGATCAAGGTCTGGAAGCGGTGAATAAAGACAAACCGCTGGGCGCCGTCGCGCTGAAATCCTACCAGGAGAAACTGGAGAAAGATCCGCGCATCGCCGCCACGATGGCGAACGCGAAAACCGGTGAAATCATGCCGAACGTGCCGCAGATGTCTGCGTTCTGGTATGCCGTTCGTACTGCGGTCATCAACGCCGTAACCGGTCGCCAGACCGTTGACGAAGCGCTGAAAGACGCGCAGGGCCGTATTGCGAAGTAATTCTTAATGGAAAACGGCGGGTGGCGCTTTGCTTACCCGCCCTACAAAAACAATTGCAGAGATTTACGGTGGGTAAGCGAAGCGTACCCACCAACAAAAACCGGTGGGTAAGCCAACGTACCCATCACAGCATGCAAAGCGTTACATCGTGGCACGGCCACACCTACGTTTTCACCGTTGTTGAGGAAGATCCCCATGGATGTCATTAAAAAGAAACGCTGGTGGCAAAGCGACGCGCTGAAATGGTCGGCGATGGGTCTGCTGGGCTTACTGGTGGGTTACCTTGTCGTTTTAATGTACGCGCAGGGGGAGTACCTGTTCGCCATCATGACGCTGATTTTAAGCTCGGTTGGCCTCTATATTTTCGCTAATCGCCGTGCCTACGCGTGGCGTTATATCTACCCGGGCCTTGCGGGCATGGGGCTGTTCGTCCTCTTTCCGCTGGCCTGCACCATCGCCATCGCCTTTACCAACTACAGCAGCACCAACCAGCTCACCCAGGAGCGCGCGCGTCAGGTGCTGATGGACCGTAAATATCAGGCGGGCGACAGCTACACCTTCGGCCTTTACCCTTCAGGCGAACAGTGGCGTCTGGCGCTGACCGACGGCGCTGGCGGCAAATACTTCGTCTCTGAGCCGTTTAAATTCGGCGGCGAGCAGAAACTCAAGCTCACCGCCGCGCCTGCCCTGCCGGAAGGCGAGCGCGCGACGCTTCGCGTCATCACCCAGAACCGCCAGGCGCTGACCCAGCTCACCGCGGAACTGCCGGACGCCAGCCAGCTCGTTATGAGTTCGCTGCGCCAGTTCTCCGGCACCCGCCCGCTCTACACGCTCGCCGATGACGGCACGCTCACGAATAACCAGAGCGGCGTGAAATATCGCCCGAATAACGACATCGGCTTCTACCAGGCCATTAATGCCGATGGCCAGTGGGGCGATGAAAAGCTCAGCCCCGGTTACACCGTTTCCATCGGCTGGGACAACTTTTTACGCGTTTTCGCCGATGATGGCATCCAGAAGCCCTTTATGGCCATCTTCGTCTGGACCATCGTATTCGCGGCGCTGACCGTCGTGCTGACGGTGGCGGTCGGCATGGTGCTGGCGTGTCTTGTCCAGTGGGAATCGCTCAAGGGCAAAGCCATCTATCGCGTGCTGCTGATCCTGCCCTACGCGGTGCCATCGTTTATCTCGATTCTGATTTTCAAAGGGTTGTTCAACCAGAGTTTCGGGGAGATCAACATGATGCTGAGCGCGCTGTTCGGCATCAAACCGGCCTGGTTTACCGACCCGACCACGGCGCGCGCCATGATAATCATCGTCAACACCTGGCTTGGTTATCCGTACATGATGATCCTCTGCATGGGCCTTTTGAAGGCGATTCCGGACGATCTGTATGAAGCCTCGGCGATGGACGGCGCAGGCCCGTTCCAGAACTTCTTTAAGATAACGTTCCCGCTGCTCATCAAACCGCTGACGCCGCTGATGATTGCAAGCTTCGCGTTTAACTTTAATAACTTCGTGC
This window contains:
- the malF gene encoding maltose ABC transporter permease MalF, giving the protein MDVIKKKRWWQSDALKWSAMGLLGLLVGYLVVLMYAQGEYLFAIMTLILSSVGLYIFANRRAYAWRYIYPGLAGMGLFVLFPLACTIAIAFTNYSSTNQLTQERARQVLMDRKYQAGDSYTFGLYPSGEQWRLALTDGAGGKYFVSEPFKFGGEQKLKLTAAPALPEGERATLRVITQNRQALTQLTAELPDASQLVMSSLRQFSGTRPLYTLADDGTLTNNQSGVKYRPNNDIGFYQAINADGQWGDEKLSPGYTVSIGWDNFLRVFADDGIQKPFMAIFVWTIVFAALTVVLTVAVGMVLACLVQWESLKGKAIYRVLLILPYAVPSFISILIFKGLFNQSFGEINMMLSALFGIKPAWFTDPTTARAMIIIVNTWLGYPYMMILCMGLLKAIPDDLYEASAMDGAGPFQNFFKITFPLLIKPLTPLMIASFAFNFNNFVLILLLTNGGPDRIGTTTPAGYTDLLVSYTWRIAFEGGGGQDFGLAAAIATLIFLLVGALAVVNLKATRIKFD
- the malE gene encoding maltose/maltodextrin ABC transporter substrate-binding protein MalE; translated protein: MKIKSGVRLLALSALTTALFSASALAKIEEGKLVIWINGDKGYNGLAEVGKKFEQDTGIKVTVEHPDKLEEKYPQVAATGDGPDIIFWAHDRFGGYAQSGLLAEVTPEKAFQDKLYPFTWDAVRYNGKIIAYPVAVESLSLIYNKDLVPNPPKTWEEIPKLDKELKAKGKSALMFNLQEPYFTWPIIAADGGYAFKFENGKYDVKNVGVDSAGAKAGLNFLVQLIKDKHMNADTDYSIAEGAFNKGDTAMTINGPWAWANIDKSKVNYGVAQLPTFKGKPSKPFVGVLSAGINAASPNKELAKEFLENYLLTDQGLEAVNKDKPLGAVALKSYQEKLEKDPRIAATMANAKTGEIMPNVPQMSAFWYAVRTAVINAVTGRQTVDEALKDAQGRIAK